A window of the Haloquadratum walsbyi C23 genome harbors these coding sequences:
- a CDS encoding VOC family protein — MHGTAVDHIKYYIPTDGRVDAVKFYHDGLGFAIEGMAAYESDEKPFFSVRISPGSVLHLEPDPKFSKPDRTAADHVAIRVAESIDVIETMLTDADIDIDRRLTPRGATGVAPAVYVTDPFGYRVEIKSEQQSN; from the coding sequence ATGCACGGAACTGCCGTTGATCATATAAAATATTACATTCCGACAGACGGGCGAGTCGATGCAGTCAAATTTTATCACGATGGACTCGGGTTTGCAATTGAAGGCATGGCTGCATATGAATCAGATGAGAAACCATTCTTTTCGGTACGAATCAGTCCCGGGTCAGTGTTACATCTTGAACCTGACCCAAAATTTAGTAAGCCAGACCGGACAGCTGCGGATCATGTTGCAATTCGCGTTGCAGAGTCGATTGATGTGATTGAAACGATGCTTACAGACGCAGATATTGACATTGATCGACGATTAACCCCACGAGGAGCAACTGGGGTTGCACCTGCGGTCTATGTGACTGATCCGTTCGGATATCGAGTTGAGATTAAATCCGAGCAACAATCGAATTAA
- a CDS encoding metal-dependent hydrolase, giving the protein MFIGHEFLAFALAVGLSSQTGATDVQIRSVGLLAAIAAFLPDLDVGYAIITYALAIASGAPIGWGAFWGVANSVHRTVTHSLPIGITAALIAWGSANFIYHTSHSTSNIKITTNTGSNLIIYILSLYREQSLILAGVIGGSVVIGFYITAGVSASAVAAIFFIIIGLLGGITCRQTVLTANQIGAAIAIGTITHPFGDVFMATPPPLFAPITSLIGWHIELTRFTFASHPTLNLLGVLFIEIVFIWLGVSAFAKVTQRSVRAYVDRRALIAAGYALVMLSFQPPTMADAHRLGFTIVPLAISIGVWSGVSTTTKFCDERMSEPIDTTTAGYRRIIAVLTTDRSLRAAVTSLSALTIAGVAYTTAMLFIIL; this is encoded by the coding sequence ATGTTTATTGGTCATGAGTTCCTGGCATTTGCACTTGCTGTTGGTCTCTCATCTCAGACGGGAGCCACAGATGTGCAGATTCGATCAGTCGGACTCCTTGCTGCGATTGCGGCGTTTCTTCCTGATCTTGATGTCGGATATGCCATCATTACATATGCTCTTGCTATCGCCTCAGGAGCACCAATCGGATGGGGTGCATTCTGGGGAGTCGCAAATAGTGTGCACCGAACTGTCACTCACTCACTACCGATTGGTATTACGGCGGCACTGATTGCATGGGGAAGTGCAAATTTCATATATCATACGAGTCACTCAACTTCTAATATCAAAATAACCACGAACACTGGGAGTAATCTTATTATATATATACTATCGTTATACAGAGAACAGTCACTGATCCTTGCTGGTGTGATTGGAGGTAGTGTTGTCATTGGATTCTATATTACGGCTGGCGTGAGTGCAAGTGCCGTCGCCGCTATTTTTTTTATTATCATCGGACTTCTTGGGGGGATCACCTGTCGACAGACGGTGTTGACAGCAAATCAGATTGGCGCTGCAATCGCGATTGGGACGATAACACACCCATTTGGAGATGTCTTCATGGCTACGCCACCACCGCTATTTGCTCCGATTACATCGCTGATTGGGTGGCATATTGAACTCACGCGCTTCACATTCGCGTCTCACCCGACGCTGAATCTTCTTGGTGTGCTCTTTATTGAAATTGTGTTTATTTGGCTCGGAGTCAGTGCATTTGCCAAAGTGACACAGCGATCTGTCCGTGCGTATGTCGACCGACGAGCGCTGATTGCAGCAGGCTATGCGCTTGTAATGCTCAGCTTTCAACCACCAACGATGGCTGATGCCCATCGACTTGGCTTTACTATCGTCCCGTTAGCTATTAGCATCGGAGTATGGAGTGGGGTAAGTACTACAACAAAGTTTTGTGATGAGCGAATGAGTGAGCCAATAGATACCACCACTGCTGGCTATCGACGCATTATTGCTGTACTCACCACTGATCGTTCTCTTAGAGCAGCTGTCACGAGTCTGAGTGCATTGACTATTGCTGGAGTTGCATACACTACTGCGATGCTCTTCATCATATTGTGA
- a CDS encoding CHY zinc finger protein, giving the protein MDNSPLSQYLPAVHETTGDQQTSWLPQPDDRFAVTLCGVSVDAETRCAHWTGPSDVIALRFGCCEVFSPCYRCHLAVVAHAQTTQLLSSVRSPNDRNDLCHTENGECQPPHEEKIRSQVDPWPAERLDDPAVLCGVCRTTLSARTYLDTGVMCPICGAAFNPGCRQHHALYFETDVECSQS; this is encoded by the coding sequence ATGGACAATTCACCTCTGTCACAATACCTGCCTGCAGTACACGAAACAACAGGAGACCAGCAGACGAGTTGGTTACCCCAGCCAGATGATCGGTTTGCGGTCACGCTCTGTGGTGTGAGTGTTGACGCAGAAACACGGTGTGCGCATTGGACAGGTCCAAGCGATGTTATTGCGCTACGATTTGGGTGCTGTGAAGTCTTTTCCCCATGTTATCGCTGTCATCTTGCAGTCGTTGCTCATGCACAAACGACGCAATTATTATCTTCAGTAAGATCACCTAATGATCGTAATGATCTCTGCCATACAGAGAACGGTGAGTGTCAGCCACCACATGAGGAGAAGATACGGTCACAGGTTGACCCGTGGCCGGCAGAGCGACTTGACGACCCTGCAGTATTGTGTGGCGTCTGTCGGACAACATTATCTGCACGAACATATCTCGATACTGGAGTCATGTGTCCAATCTGCGGAGCAGCGTTCAATCCTGGGTGTCGTCAACATCATGCGCTATATTTTGAAACAGACGTCGAATGTAGCCAATCATGA
- the trmY gene encoding tRNA (pseudouridine(54)-N(1))-methyltransferase TrmY encodes MTVILEPTRRTGGFPNLDDLAGGAGRLDILCRCVTSALVCSHGIREDVRVHLVLNNQFTVQFDGANLKRLNPDERSTAALIRTALENREKAIGHMPAESTPGVSIRRMGFAETVNRLKTETTPIQLHETGTPIVDIDPPDDPLFVLSDHHSLTNDEIEQLGDIAEHQIRLGPMILHADHAITIAHNYLDTNGYNQY; translated from the coding sequence ATCACGGTCATACTCGAACCCACACGACGGACAGGAGGGTTCCCGAACTTAGACGATCTTGCTGGTGGTGCAGGGCGACTTGATATCCTTTGTCGATGCGTGACAAGCGCACTTGTTTGTTCACACGGTATTCGCGAGGACGTCCGCGTCCATCTTGTCCTCAATAATCAATTCACCGTCCAGTTTGATGGTGCTAATCTTAAGCGACTTAATCCGGATGAACGAAGCACAGCAGCATTAATACGCACTGCGCTTGAAAACCGTGAGAAAGCAATTGGTCATATGCCTGCTGAAAGTACACCTGGGGTCTCAATTCGACGCATGGGTTTTGCTGAGACGGTGAACAGACTGAAAACTGAGACGACACCAATCCAATTACACGAAACAGGCACACCAATTGTTGATATTGATCCACCAGATGACCCTCTGTTTGTACTTTCAGATCATCACTCATTGACTAATGACGAGATTGAACAACTCGGCGATATTGCCGAACACCAAATTCGACTTGGACCGATGATACTGCATGCTGATCATGCAATTACCATTGCTCACAACTATCTAGATACGAACGGATATAACCAGTACTAA
- a CDS encoding S49 family peptidase, with product MSRNNDSSAGSTNTFYIVAVAAAVVVSAVLAPVAYDYAQSAQSEGTVSVITVSGVITGSKVDTLSEDLREARINDSIKSVVLKVDSGGGAVAPSERLYLEVLRTAKEIPVVASVQGVSASGAYYGILPANETFMLSSGQVGSVGVIGAGGTAPVPDRIIRTGPDKAQPTTEQRRQQVESLKRQFVNRVVEHRGENITLSREEIANAKTYLGPRAAENGLIDQLGTLSVAIDHAAEMAGMEDYDIVRKEPPRGGLIFFATTVDGQKMIYKQQTSNDAMAIPVTQPLAINEIPYHDPGMGVDANASA from the coding sequence ATGAGCCGTAATAATGACTCGTCTGCAGGGTCAACAAATACGTTCTATATTGTTGCCGTCGCTGCAGCGGTTGTGGTAAGTGCAGTTCTTGCCCCCGTCGCTTACGACTATGCGCAGTCCGCTCAGTCTGAGGGGACCGTTTCTGTAATCACAGTCTCAGGAGTAATCACTGGATCAAAGGTCGATACTCTTTCTGAAGACCTTCGAGAAGCGCGAATAAACGACTCGATTAAATCGGTTGTTTTGAAAGTCGATAGCGGTGGTGGCGCAGTTGCCCCGAGCGAACGATTATATCTTGAGGTGCTTCGCACTGCAAAGGAGATACCTGTTGTTGCCTCTGTTCAAGGAGTTAGTGCCTCTGGAGCATATTATGGAATATTACCAGCGAATGAGACATTTATGCTCTCGTCCGGGCAGGTCGGGAGTGTTGGGGTGATTGGTGCCGGTGGGACAGCACCTGTGCCAGATCGGATTATCCGAACAGGTCCAGATAAGGCACAACCAACAACCGAACAACGACGTCAGCAAGTTGAATCACTTAAACGACAGTTTGTCAACCGTGTAGTTGAACATCGTGGTGAAAATATTACACTTTCGCGAGAGGAAATAGCGAATGCAAAGACATACCTTGGTCCTCGTGCTGCCGAAAATGGGTTAATCGATCAACTCGGGACACTCTCAGTTGCAATTGATCATGCTGCTGAGATGGCTGGAATGGAGGACTATGATATCGTACGGAAGGAGCCACCACGTGGTGGTCTTATTTTCTTTGCAACAACTGTTGATGGGCAGAAAATGATATATAAACAACAGACATCAAACGATGCAATGGCAATCCCGGTGACACAACCGTTAGCAATCAATGAAATTCCATATCATGACCCGGGGATGGGGGTGGATGCCAATGCAAGTGCGTGA
- a CDS encoding ABC transporter permease, protein MSTDIDLTGFITLLRRETLRFIRRPRNTFIPPFITNILYFSVFGVVLGERINLIAGVPYILFILPGLVVLGAISNAFENASFSIFHGRWNRYIEEAITSPLSYRSMVIAYVLSSALRGVIVGILVALIGAFFTAVGVAQPVYLAAFGIVISLLFAALGVAGGLWADDFDDLTMMNQFILRPLVFFGGVFYSLNELPLILQQVSLLNPMIYMVNGVRFGFLGVSEVDPTQSLIVLVGLTGIVVIGDIVLFRRGYGLTE, encoded by the coding sequence ATGTCCACAGATATTGATCTTACCGGATTTATTACATTACTTCGCCGAGAAACACTCAGATTTATTCGTCGACCACGAAATACATTTATTCCACCCTTTATTACAAATATATTATACTTTTCTGTGTTTGGCGTTGTTCTTGGTGAACGGATTAACCTGATTGCTGGTGTTCCCTATATTTTATTTATTCTGCCTGGGTTGGTCGTTCTCGGTGCTATTTCGAACGCATTTGAGAATGCCTCATTCTCTATTTTTCATGGTCGATGGAATCGGTATATTGAGGAGGCAATTACATCACCACTCTCATACCGAAGCATGGTGATCGCGTATGTCCTCTCTTCTGCTCTTCGTGGAGTGATTGTTGGGATACTCGTTGCACTTATTGGAGCATTCTTTACCGCTGTTGGCGTTGCACAGCCGGTTTATCTTGCTGCATTTGGGATTGTCATATCACTGTTATTTGCCGCGTTAGGCGTTGCCGGGGGATTATGGGCTGATGATTTTGATGATCTAACGATGATGAATCAGTTTATTCTTCGCCCACTGGTATTCTTTGGTGGCGTTTTTTACTCACTCAACGAACTTCCATTGATACTGCAACAGGTATCTTTGCTGAATCCAATGATATACATGGTCAATGGCGTTCGATTTGGATTTCTTGGCGTAAGTGAAGTTGACCCGACACAATCATTAATCGTTCTTGTGGGACTGACCGGTATTGTTGTTATTGGAGATATTGTTTTGTTTCGTCGTGGATATGGACTCACCGAGTGA
- a CDS encoding ABC transporter ATP-binding protein has product MPAIEIDALEKSYGDVKALSGVDLTVPEGSFFGLLGPNGAGKTTFINILVGLVRATGGTAKVFGHDVESEYQAARDCIGLAPQEFNVDRFFPIREVLAHKAGYHGISKERARNRAAEVLKRVGIYEKRNTRFDWLSGGMKRRFVLARALITNPDLLILDEPTAGVDVQLRRELWETITKLNEGGTTILLTTHYIEEAERLCDEVAILDSGRVIDVASPETLMNRGTDDIVVKLRDSPTAIPDLTSNDDRIVTVNLDGRRIVITAHRGGLVAPEIVRKLDASGHEIIDLEIKRTSLEEVFVEMTRSDERESTEMTTP; this is encoded by the coding sequence ATGCCTGCGATTGAGATCGACGCCCTTGAGAAGTCATATGGAGATGTCAAAGCCCTATCTGGCGTCGATCTAACCGTCCCAGAGGGATCGTTTTTCGGATTGCTTGGTCCAAATGGGGCTGGGAAAACGACATTCATTAATATTTTAGTTGGTCTTGTTCGCGCCACTGGTGGGACCGCAAAGGTGTTTGGACATGATGTTGAATCTGAATACCAAGCAGCTCGTGATTGCATCGGGCTTGCCCCACAGGAGTTCAACGTTGACCGATTTTTTCCAATCCGAGAGGTGCTTGCACATAAAGCAGGATATCATGGAATCAGTAAAGAACGTGCACGTAATCGAGCCGCAGAGGTACTCAAGCGCGTGGGAATATATGAAAAGCGTAATACGCGATTTGACTGGCTTTCAGGTGGTATGAAGCGACGATTTGTGCTCGCCCGTGCGCTTATTACCAACCCAGATCTACTGATTCTCGATGAACCAACGGCTGGTGTCGATGTGCAACTCCGACGCGAACTCTGGGAAACAATCACTAAATTAAATGAGGGTGGAACGACAATTTTGTTGACAACACATTATATAGAGGAAGCCGAGCGTCTGTGTGATGAGGTTGCAATTCTTGACTCTGGGCGTGTCATTGATGTTGCAAGTCCAGAGACATTAATGAACCGGGGAACAGATGATATTGTCGTCAAACTTCGTGATTCACCGACGGCTATTCCAGATTTGACCAGTAATGATGATCGTATTGTCACTGTCAATCTCGATGGACGCCGGATAGTAATCACAGCACACCGTGGGGGGCTTGTTGCTCCTGAGATCGTAAGGAAACTCGATGCAAGTGGGCATGAGATTATTGATTTGGAGATCAAGCGCACGTCACTTGAGGAAGTATTCGTCGAGATGACACGCAGCGACGAACGTGAATCAACGGAGATGACTACGCCGTGA
- the aceA gene encoding isocitrate lyase encodes MNPTELDDNVFNRDIDNPQGEKFRNQLNNQDFVFAPGMYHALDARIAEMTGHDAAYMSGYSTVLGQFGFPDLEMVTMTEMVENAKRMAEATNLPIIADCDTGYGGIHNVRRAVREYEKAGVAAVHIEDQTTPKRCGHIAGKQIISREKAEARFTAAVDAKQSEDTVVIARTDAYGSANGDWEEHLERGRMYADAGVDLVWPEMPNPSREDAVNYAETIHETHPDLKLAFNYSSSFAWSEEDDPLTFEELGDLGYKYIFITLAGLHSGAHAVYEDFKKLAEADETGQFELEDRYLEHPTESHHELSFVSRYQDIETKFDPEARRRIEQSEGFSDEETDPITSDDD; translated from the coding sequence ATGAATCCAACAGAACTCGACGATAATGTCTTTAATCGCGATATTGACAACCCACAGGGTGAAAAGTTCCGCAATCAGCTAAATAACCAGGATTTTGTCTTCGCTCCTGGGATGTATCATGCACTTGATGCTCGAATTGCGGAGATGACCGGTCACGATGCTGCGTATATGTCTGGATACTCGACAGTGTTGGGACAATTCGGGTTTCCCGATCTTGAGATGGTCACAATGACTGAAATGGTTGAGAACGCAAAACGAATGGCTGAGGCGACAAACCTTCCAATCATTGCTGACTGTGACACCGGATATGGTGGCATACATAATGTCCGTCGTGCGGTTCGTGAATATGAAAAAGCAGGTGTGGCTGCTGTTCATATCGAAGATCAAACAACGCCAAAACGCTGTGGACATATTGCTGGCAAACAAATTATCTCACGCGAAAAGGCTGAAGCGCGGTTTACCGCGGCTGTTGATGCAAAACAGTCTGAGGATACAGTCGTTATTGCTCGAACAGACGCCTACGGTTCAGCAAATGGTGACTGGGAAGAACATCTTGAACGTGGACGGATGTATGCAGATGCTGGTGTTGATCTTGTGTGGCCTGAGATGCCAAATCCAAGCCGTGAGGATGCTGTCAACTACGCTGAAACGATTCATGAGACACATCCAGATCTCAAACTTGCGTTCAATTACTCATCGTCATTTGCATGGTCCGAAGAAGATGACCCACTTACCTTCGAAGAACTTGGTGATCTTGGATACAAATACATCTTCATTACACTTGCCGGATTACACTCTGGTGCACATGCCGTTTATGAAGATTTCAAGAAACTAGCCGAGGCAGATGAGACTGGACAGTTCGAACTTGAGGACCGATATCTTGAGCATCCAACCGAGAGTCATCATGAACTTTCATTCGTCTCGCGATATCAGGATATCGAGACAAAATTCGACCCCGAGGCGCGTCGCCGAATTGAACAATCTGAGGGATTCAGTGATGAAGAGACTGATCCCATCACGAGTGATGATGATTGA
- a CDS encoding tRNA pseudouridine(54/55) synthase Pus10: MSILENVRALATQDPLCDACLGRVFADRSFGLTNTERGKSLRITVSLVDDTPYESIDTTACWVCEGACADDQFDSWGQRCATAVSDTEFNTYQVGTKTPPLIEENETLLRESIGLQSDAGELFKSEYNREVGKRVGQRTDTTVEFGRPDIQFTIDLEADSVNVDIHSAFVYGRYRKLTRGIPQTEWPCSACDGSGYQGSIACETCGGSGYLYDDSVEELTAPVVCDVMDGTDSTFHGAGREDVDALMIGTGRPFVIEVFEPRRRNIDIDRLEGDINAFADGAVEVENLRLANYEMVERVKEIEASKRYRAAVVFDAPINVTDFDTALTTLTDTTIEQYTPNRVDHRRAAITRTRTVYDVDGTLDDPTHATVEIHGAGGLYVKELISGDDGRTEPSLAGLLDTGATVTDLDVLGVYAESESESFEDDAYFRTVDASSHPISHSASE; the protein is encoded by the coding sequence ATGAGTATTCTCGAAAATGTCCGCGCACTTGCTACACAGGATCCACTCTGTGATGCGTGTCTTGGTCGAGTCTTTGCCGACCGAAGTTTCGGGCTAACAAATACAGAGCGCGGTAAGAGTCTCCGCATTACAGTTTCACTTGTCGATGACACACCATATGAATCGATTGACACAACAGCATGCTGGGTCTGTGAGGGTGCCTGCGCTGACGACCAGTTTGACTCGTGGGGGCAGCGTTGTGCGACTGCGGTAAGTGATACTGAATTCAACACATATCAAGTTGGCACAAAGACGCCGCCACTCATCGAAGAGAATGAGACGCTACTTCGAGAAAGTATCGGACTCCAAAGTGACGCTGGTGAGTTATTCAAATCAGAGTATAATCGCGAAGTTGGTAAGCGAGTCGGTCAACGTACCGATACGACAGTTGAATTTGGTCGACCAGATATTCAATTTACCATCGATCTTGAGGCTGATAGTGTTAATGTCGATATTCACTCTGCATTTGTTTATGGGCGATATCGCAAGCTTACGCGTGGAATTCCGCAGACAGAATGGCCCTGTAGCGCCTGTGATGGCTCCGGATATCAAGGGAGCATCGCCTGTGAAACATGTGGTGGGTCTGGATATTTATATGACGATAGCGTTGAAGAATTGACAGCACCTGTTGTCTGTGATGTGATGGATGGGACCGATTCAACATTTCATGGTGCTGGTCGCGAAGATGTTGATGCGTTGATGATTGGGACCGGTCGTCCATTTGTCATTGAGGTATTCGAACCACGGCGTCGAAATATTGATATCGACCGACTCGAAGGAGATATCAACGCATTCGCGGATGGTGCAGTTGAGGTTGAGAATCTTCGACTTGCGAATTATGAGATGGTTGAGCGGGTGAAAGAAATTGAGGCATCAAAACGCTATCGTGCAGCCGTCGTTTTTGATGCACCAATTAATGTCACCGATTTTGATACAGCACTAACAACACTTACAGATACGACAATCGAGCAGTATACACCGAACCGAGTTGATCATCGTCGCGCCGCCATAACTCGAACCCGAACGGTATACGATGTTGATGGGACACTCGATGATCCAACACATGCAACCGTCGAGATACACGGTGCTGGTGGATTGTATGTCAAAGAACTCATATCCGGAGATGATGGTCGAACCGAGCCAAGCCTCGCGGGATTACTTGACACTGGAGCAACGGTAACTGATCTTGATGTCCTCGGTGTCTATGCTGAGTCCGAGTCTGAGTCGTTTGAGGATGACGCATACTTCCGAACTGTGGACGCATCGTCACATCCAATATCTCACTCAGCATCGGAGTGA
- the rnhB gene encoding ribonuclease HII produces the protein MTDSVDTVNRMGPRIGSDEAGKGPVLGPMICAAVHASPSVIPDDIDDSKRLNASTRKRLRETLESHTAIDIGTAVIPVTQIDGPRTDMNTLTLNGHIAAIADLDGVAAFNGTIVADASDVSESRFATRLESGLIDECNGIDTIALNHCSIEARHGADEDDPLVAAASVIAKARRDEQITALAKEYETIGPIGSGYPSDQKTRAFLRRYIRTNGKVPACARRSWATVDDIVESIEQSSLSDL, from the coding sequence ATGACCGATTCAGTGGATACCGTCAATCGAATGGGTCCCCGCATTGGATCTGATGAGGCGGGAAAAGGACCAGTGCTTGGACCGATGATTTGTGCAGCAGTTCATGCGTCACCATCTGTCATTCCAGATGACATTGATGACTCAAAGCGGCTTAACGCTTCGACGCGTAAGCGTCTCCGAGAGACGCTTGAGTCACACACTGCCATTGATATTGGGACCGCAGTCATCCCCGTTACCCAGATTGACGGCCCTCGGACAGATATGAACACACTAACGCTCAATGGACATATTGCAGCCATTGCGGATCTCGATGGGGTTGCTGCATTCAATGGCACAATTGTCGCTGATGCGAGTGATGTTTCTGAGTCACGCTTTGCAACACGTCTCGAATCGGGACTTATTGATGAATGTAACGGAATTGATACTATCGCTCTCAATCACTGTAGCATTGAAGCCCGACATGGCGCAGATGAAGATGACCCACTCGTTGCTGCTGCCTCTGTTATTGCGAAGGCGCGCCGGGATGAACAAATCACAGCGCTTGCAAAAGAGTATGAAACAATCGGACCAATTGGAAGTGGCTATCCAAGTGATCAAAAAACGCGAGCGTTTCTTCGGCGATACATTCGCACAAATGGGAAAGTCCCAGCATGTGCAAGGCGTTCGTGGGCAACGGTAGATGATATCGTTGAATCGATTGAACAATCTTCTCTCTCTGATCTCTGA
- a CDS encoding preprotein translocase subunit SecD produces the protein MIDFRENWRIILLVVVVIVSLFALVSPTLSSGPNSNSAVVQQSSQTNLQYGLELAGGTRVRAPLVGVTAEEVEFEPANAREVEQRIATAIDGAGPADVIARPVTETTGTVEVTVEGVSTTELQSILESTGYTASTVRTGVTETTRQEVVRILENKINEAGLSGGTVQEVTTAGGGHFILIEVPNEDAASVRSLVSERGTVVVQAHYPQDNTYTQQTVLQQDNFQSIGSAQEGQSGGAYVPVTVRESAANEFQQATVDTTLARPGGTRCTYSRDQNSTEPCLLLVVNGEVTNSFGMAPRLADSLRGGSWAQDPVFQLQTANVSEAQEVAINLRAGALPAKLDLTGDDGGTTSFISPSQGENFRTDSLLAGLVAVFAVSGVVFLRYRDARVALPMIVTALSEVLILLGFAAGIGYPLDLSVIAGFITVIGTGVDDLVIIADEVLAEGGVSSRRVFQSRFRRAFWVIGAAAATTIIAMSPLAILSLGDLQGFAIFTILGVLVGVLITRPAYGDILRALTTGNL, from the coding sequence ATGATTGATTTTCGAGAGAACTGGCGTATTATTCTATTAGTGGTTGTGGTTATTGTCTCACTTTTTGCCCTTGTGTCGCCGACACTTTCGAGTGGTCCTAATAGTAATAGTGCTGTTGTACAGCAGTCTTCACAGACGAATCTGCAGTATGGACTTGAACTTGCTGGTGGAACGCGAGTTCGTGCGCCACTTGTTGGAGTGACCGCTGAGGAGGTTGAGTTTGAGCCAGCAAACGCGCGTGAAGTTGAACAGAGGATTGCTACTGCAATTGACGGTGCAGGACCAGCAGACGTTATTGCTCGACCAGTCACAGAGACAACAGGGACTGTCGAAGTGACTGTCGAAGGAGTGAGCACTACCGAACTTCAGTCCATACTCGAATCAACTGGATATACAGCATCAACGGTTCGGACAGGCGTCACGGAAACGACACGACAGGAAGTAGTCCGGATTCTTGAAAACAAAATCAACGAAGCAGGACTTTCTGGCGGAACAGTTCAGGAAGTCACCACTGCTGGCGGTGGTCACTTCATACTTATTGAGGTCCCAAATGAAGATGCTGCGTCTGTTCGGAGTCTCGTCAGTGAACGAGGAACCGTTGTAGTGCAAGCGCACTATCCACAGGATAATACATATACCCAACAGACTGTATTGCAACAGGACAATTTCCAGAGTATTGGATCTGCGCAGGAGGGACAGTCTGGAGGCGCATATGTCCCTGTCACGGTCCGGGAATCGGCCGCTAATGAATTTCAGCAAGCAACTGTCGACACCACCCTTGCGCGACCCGGTGGTACCCGGTGCACATATAGTCGAGATCAAAATAGCACTGAGCCATGTTTACTGCTTGTCGTGAATGGTGAGGTCACGAACTCTTTCGGAATGGCTCCGAGACTTGCTGATAGCCTTCGAGGTGGATCATGGGCACAAGACCCAGTTTTCCAGCTTCAAACAGCAAATGTATCGGAAGCACAAGAGGTTGCAATCAATCTCCGTGCTGGTGCATTGCCAGCAAAGCTGGATTTGACTGGGGATGATGGCGGAACAACATCATTCATTTCGCCCAGTCAAGGAGAAAATTTCAGAACTGATTCATTATTGGCTGGTCTCGTCGCTGTCTTTGCTGTCAGTGGCGTTGTCTTCCTTCGTTACCGTGATGCTCGTGTAGCATTACCGATGATTGTGACTGCGCTTTCTGAGGTATTAATCCTACTTGGGTTTGCCGCTGGGATCGGGTATCCTCTTGACCTTTCCGTCATTGCTGGATTTATTACGGTTATCGGAACCGGCGTTGACGATCTTGTGATTATTGCTGATGAGGTGCTTGCAGAGGGTGGGGTGTCCTCCCGTCGTGTCTTCCAGTCACGATTTCGACGCGCCTTCTGGGTGATTGGTGCGGCTGCAGCAACAACTATAATTGCAATGTCACCGCTTGCAATTCTATCACTTGGAGACTTACAGGGATTCGCTATCTTCACCATCTTGGGAGTGCTTGTTGGTGTCCTCATAACTCGACCCGCATATGGTGATATTCTTCGAGCACTCACCACAGGCAATTTATAG